The following are from one region of the Methanospirillum hungatei genome:
- a CDS encoding cobalt-precorrin-5B (C(1))-methyltransferase, whose protein sequence is MQDPVSGFTYPEEWVTLCTDKTSRLLVSQGLAVLTSDGTIRRRGFTTGSSAAAAAKASVLSLKKTGITEVSILTPTGLRVQIPVSIDRGTGECSKYSGDYPGDVTSGLVFTAEATVTDSGISLIFGEGIGRWSRDTPRYKSGDPAVSYMARDEIQTAIEEAVQEAGISGVAVRIFARQGREVAEKTLNKMVGVTEGISILGTTGFVEPWDDHLEQAACDRAVHAERVVLTTGRIGMRYARMLFPDHKVILAGSRLGTIIPHLTGEVTICGLPALVLKYVNPAILEGTGFSTVEEFMTTERFLPAMQASFQIYKSAHSNVRIVIVNREGTIIGDSG, encoded by the coding sequence ATGCAGGATCCGGTTAGCGGATTTACATATCCGGAGGAATGGGTCACTCTCTGTACAGACAAGACCTCACGCCTCCTTGTCAGTCAGGGTCTTGCGGTCCTTACTTCAGATGGAACGATACGAAGGCGTGGATTTACTACCGGGAGTTCCGCAGCTGCTGCAGCCAAGGCTTCAGTCCTCTCCCTCAAAAAAACCGGTATTACTGAAGTATCAATTCTTACCCCTACGGGTCTTCGTGTTCAGATACCGGTGTCAATAGACAGAGGAACCGGGGAATGTAGTAAATATTCCGGGGACTATCCGGGAGATGTGACGTCAGGACTGGTCTTTACAGCAGAAGCAACTGTCACCGATTCAGGAATTTCCCTTATCTTTGGCGAAGGGATCGGCAGATGGAGCCGTGACACTCCCCGGTACAAATCCGGAGATCCAGCAGTCTCTTACATGGCCAGAGATGAGATACAAACCGCAATAGAGGAGGCTGTGCAGGAAGCCGGGATATCTGGAGTGGCGGTCAGGATTTTTGCACGTCAGGGAAGAGAAGTTGCTGAAAAAACCCTGAATAAGATGGTCGGAGTTACAGAAGGAATATCCATACTTGGTACAACAGGGTTTGTTGAACCCTGGGATGATCACCTGGAGCAGGCCGCATGTGATCGGGCGGTTCATGCAGAACGGGTCGTGCTTACCACTGGCAGGATCGGTATGCGATATGCCCGGATGTTATTCCCAGACCATAAAGTCATCCTTGCTGGCTCCCGACTGGGCACTATTATTCCACATCTCACCGGTGAGGTTACCATCTGCGGTCTCCCTGCTCTTGTCTTAAAATATGTAAATCCCGCAATTCTTGAAGGAACCGGGTTTTCAACCGTTGAAGAATTCATGACAACCGAGCGCTTTCTGCCGGCCATGCAGGCATCTTTTCAGATCTATAAGAGCGCACACTCAAATGTCAGGATTGTCATTGTGAACCGGGAAGGAACGATCATCGGAGACTCCGGATGA
- a CDS encoding cobalt-precorrin-7 (C(5))-methyltransferase — protein MKIVGVGCGPGMLTEAAIVAIQTGNLIVGSERALEIVKNYISKHAEVRIIEDYKALRILPSHAIVLSTGDPMISGLGYLGGEIIPGISSVQLGAAKTGISLTNLYLVTAHGRNHDQAIAECCEMTRSHRKTCIIGDPAFPIEKLAKRLISIDPNCRIVVCENLGYSDEKIYEGTAQDPPVIEGKMFILFVTGT, from the coding sequence ATGAAGATTGTTGGTGTAGGGTGCGGGCCGGGAATGCTGACTGAAGCGGCTATTGTAGCAATTCAAACAGGTAATCTTATCGTCGGTTCAGAACGCGCTCTAGAAATTGTCAAAAACTACATCTCCAAACATGCAGAAGTCCGGATCATTGAGGATTACAAAGCACTTCGGATACTTCCTTCCCATGCAATCGTACTTTCAACCGGGGATCCGATGATATCAGGACTTGGTTATCTTGGAGGAGAGATAATTCCCGGAATATCTTCCGTACAACTAGGTGCAGCAAAGACAGGTATCTCTTTAACAAACCTGTATCTTGTCACTGCTCATGGAAGAAATCATGACCAGGCAATTGCTGAATGCTGTGAAATGACAAGATCTCATAGAAAAACCTGTATTATTGGAGATCCTGCATTTCCAATCGAAAAATTAGCCAAACGACTAATATCTATTGATCCAAATTGTCGGATTGTTGTATGTGAAAATCTGGGTTACTCAGATGAGAAGATTTACGAAGGAACAGCTCAAGATCCTCCAGTGATTGAAGGAAAAATGTTTATTCTATTTGTTACCGGAACATAG
- a CDS encoding A/G-specific adenine glycosylase: MDEFFDSDDSVSIHRFNAMLSEFYLKNRRPMPWRDEITPYRVVVSEIMLQQTQVPRVLKKFEEFMQIFPDFAALAQASLEDVLRVWQGLGYNRRAKYLLQISQEIMNRWDGVVPDDPAVLQTLPGIGAATAGSIVVFAYDRPVVFIETNVRRVFIHHFFQDRGSVSDKEIYPVLNRTLDHTHPRDWYYSIMDYGTYLAGAIENPNRRSRHYAVQSKFSGSDREIRGRILKILLDEGPTAVDIIHQKIQSEKERTDRILGQMIHEGLLMRDGSLIRFLDSKDFFL, from the coding sequence ATGGACGAATTTTTTGACTCTGATGATTCTGTATCAATACACCGGTTCAATGCAATGCTTTCAGAGTTTTATCTGAAGAACCGGCGCCCCATGCCATGGAGGGACGAGATTACTCCTTACCGGGTTGTTGTATCTGAGATAATGCTGCAGCAGACCCAGGTCCCCCGGGTCCTGAAAAAGTTTGAGGAGTTTATGCAGATTTTCCCTGATTTTGCGGCTCTTGCGCAGGCATCACTTGAGGATGTCCTGCGGGTATGGCAGGGACTTGGCTATAACCGACGGGCAAAATACCTCCTTCAGATTTCACAGGAGATAATGAACCGGTGGGACGGAGTTGTTCCTGATGACCCAGCAGTACTACAGACGCTTCCTGGAATTGGCGCCGCAACTGCAGGATCGATAGTTGTGTTCGCCTATGATCGCCCGGTAGTATTCATTGAGACAAATGTCCGCCGCGTTTTTATTCACCATTTTTTTCAGGACCGGGGGAGCGTATCAGATAAAGAGATCTATCCGGTGCTCAACCGGACTCTTGACCACACGCACCCCCGGGATTGGTATTACAGTATCATGGATTACGGAACATATCTTGCGGGGGCAATAGAGAATCCGAACCGCCGGAGCAGGCATTATGCGGTGCAATCGAAATTCTCCGGGAGTGATAGGGAGATTCGGGGGAGAATCCTGAAAATCCTATTAGATGAGGGTCCTACAGCGGTTGACATCATCCATCAGAAAATCCAGAGTGAGAAGGAGCGGACGGATCGGATTCTCGGGCAGATGATACATGAGGGCCTTCTGATGAGGGATGGGTCTCTTATCCGGTTTCTTGATAGTAAAGACTTCTTTCTGTGA